GGGGTGGTCCGCCTCGGGGTCGAGGCCGTAGGCGTGCCCCATGTCGCGCAGCATCTGGGTGGCGGCGGGACGGATGTCGAGCTCCTCCCACGTGATGCCGAGCGACTCCATGAGCGCGACCGCGTTGGTCTTGGTGTCGTCGCTCGTGGCGAAGCCGGGCATCGTGATCCCGATGATGTCGGTGCGCGGGCGCTCCAACCGGTCCATCGCCTTGGCCGCGACGAGCAGGGCGTGCGTCGAGTCGAGCCCGCCGCTGACCCCGATGACGATCTTGGGCTGCCAGTCGGGGCCGCCGATGGCGCGCAGCCGCTGGGTCAGCGCGCTGACCTGGATGTTGTAGGCCTCGTAGCAGTCCTGCGCGAGGCGCTCCTCGTCGTCGGGGACGAAGGGGAAGCGGTCGAGCGGCCGCAGCAGCCCCAGGTCGCCGGTCGGCGGGTCGAGCTCGAGATGGACCTCGCGGTAGGGCGCGCTGTCGGTGCCGATGCCCAATGCCACGCCGTTGTCGTCGAAGCTGCCCTGGCGCATCCGCTCCTGTCGCAGCCGGTCGACGTCGATGTCGACGAGGGTCTCGCGGGGACCGGAGGGGAAGCGCTCGGACTCGCCGAGGAGGTCGCCCCCTTCGTAGACCATGGTCTGCCCGTCCCACGACAGGTCGGTGCTGGACTCCCCTTCGCTCGCGGCGGCGTAGAGGTAGGCGGCGTTGCAGCGCATCGAGGCCGAGCGGGCGAGCAGGTGCCGGTCGTCGGCGCGGGCCACCGTGATGGGGGAGGCGGAGAGGTTGAGCAGGACGGTCGCGCCGGCGAGCGCGGCCTCGTGGCTCGGCGGGACGGGGACCCACATGTCCTCGCAGACCTCGACGTGGACGACGAGGCCCGGCACGTCGTCGACGTGGACGAGGACGTCGGTGCCGAAGGGGACACCGTCCAGCACCTCGGCGTCGTCACCGGTGGCGAAGGTCGGGCGGAACCACTCGTCGACGATGCCCGCGCCGGCCGCGAAGTGGCGCTTCTCGTAGAACTCGCGGTAGTTGGGCAGGTAGGCCTTGGGTGCGATGCCGAGCACCTCGCCGCGGTGGATGAGGACCGCGCAGTTGTACAGGCGGTTGCGGTGGCGAAGGGGGGCGCCCACGACCACGAGCGGCAGCAGGTCCGCAGTCTGCTCGGCGAGGTCGATGAGTGCTGCCTCGACATCGCGCAGGAGCACGTCCTGCAGGAGCAGGTCGTCGATGGCGTAGCCCGTCAGGCTCAGCTCGGGGAAGAGCGCGATCGCCGCACCCTGGTCGGACACGTGCCGCACCCGGTCGAGGATCGCTGCGGCGTTGGCCTGGGGGTCGGCCATGGTCACCGGCAGGGTGCAGGCAGCGACCCGGGCGAAGCCGTGGCGGTAGAGATTGCGGAAGTCGCGGTCCGTCATGGGCCCGAGCCTATGCCGCTCCCGGCGACTTCGGCTTGATGCTGCGCCAACCCTCCATCCCCGGTCCCTGAGGAGGCCGCCCGCGGCCGTCTCGAAGGGAGCGAGCGCTCAGTTGTCGACGAGGCGGGTACGGGTGCCGGCGACCTGCAGCCGGGTGACGGGTTCGTCCTGCAGGTCGGCGACCGCGCCGAGGTCCTGCCAGGCGCCGCCGTTGACGCGGTACTGACCGACGAGTCGTGCGTCGACCTTGACCGAGCGGGTGCCGGTGGTCTTGTACGTGTGGGTGATGTCCCCATCCGGGTGGACGCCGCCTTGGCTCGTCGTCCACCCGGAGTCGGTGCCGTCGCCGTAGGTGTAGCGGTAGTCCTTGGCCTGGATCTTGAACTGGATGGTCCAGGACAGCAGCTTCACGGAGTCGCTGATGTCGCCGGGCTGGAGGTCGTCGGTGTCGGGCCAGTCCGCTTGGTAGTACGTCTGCAGGCCGACGAGGGTCTTGTTGCCGACGGGCTGCATGGACACCGACGGCTTGGCGAAGGGGAGCTCGAGGAAGGCGGAGCGGATCTGCGCGATCGTCGGCACGGGTGGCGGCGGGGGTGTCCGGGGGATGGGGGGGTCGTTGACGTCTGGCGGGGCTGGGGTGCCGGGTAGGCAGGTCATCTGCGGGCCGTACCACTGGTCGGTCCCGACTTGGCGCTGCCAGACCAGGCGGGGAGGCCCGGAAGCGTTGGGATTCATGCGGCAATCAATGATGGCTGCGCTGCAGGCGGGATCGAGGCTGCCGCCGGTACAGGTAGTGAACTTGGCCTCCCATTGCACCGCAGAGGGAGCGCTCACACCGAGAGCTGACTTGCCATTCTTGTCGCCTGCTGCTCGCTGTTGGTGGCGCTCGCCGGCGACCTGACGGTGGTCGCTGACGTGGACGTCGACAAGGAAGTTGCTGACAACGGGCTCCGGGTCCTCGGTTGATAGGGCAAGTGCTTTCGACGGGAGGGTGACGATCAAGGCGAAGCTGACGGCTGCGGTGATCAGGTGATGACAAAACTGTCGATAACGGTCCATTGCCCTCCCTTCCAGGACAAGTAGACGATCGCCTCGTAGTCCGTCGCTTTGACTCGGCCAGTCGGCTTTCCCTGGGTGACGATCTTGTGAGCGGCATCGTGGACGGCCAGAGTCACGGCTTCATCCGACTTGCCATCCGTGGTGGGTGCAATTTTTGCCGACTTCACAGTCGTCGGATTGGAATCCGTGTGCTCACCGCGAGACTTCTTCTCATCGAGTCCCTTCACTATCAGCGTGCATGGCGAGCAATCTTCCGAAACGAGTGCCTTGACCGCCGCAGAGTCGGAGGACTGAAGGCTCTTCCCCAAGGTCTCCCAGTAGTACTTCGCGAAGGCCACAGCGCCGGCCTTGGTGTGCTTCTTGGCCGCAGCCGGAAGCACAGGCGCCGCGTCGCC
The genomic region above belongs to Janibacter limosus and contains:
- a CDS encoding NAD(+) synthase is translated as MTDRDFRNLYRHGFARVAACTLPVTMADPQANAAAILDRVRHVSDQGAAIALFPELSLTGYAIDDLLLQDVLLRDVEAALIDLAEQTADLLPLVVVGAPLRHRNRLYNCAVLIHRGEVLGIAPKAYLPNYREFYEKRHFAAGAGIVDEWFRPTFATGDDAEVLDGVPFGTDVLVHVDDVPGLVVHVEVCEDMWVPVPPSHEAALAGATVLLNLSASPITVARADDRHLLARSASMRCNAAYLYAAASEGESSTDLSWDGQTMVYEGGDLLGESERFPSGPRETLVDIDVDRLRQERMRQGSFDDNGVALGIGTDSAPYREVHLELDPPTGDLGLLRPLDRFPFVPDDEERLAQDCYEAYNIQVSALTQRLRAIGGPDWQPKIVIGVSGGLDSTHALLVAAKAMDRLERPRTDIIGITMPGFATSDDTKTNAVALMESLGITWEELDIRPAATQMLRDMGHAYGLDPEADHPDEVYDVTFENVQAGLRTDYLFRIANQRGGIVLGTGDLSELALGWCTYGVGDQMSHYGVNAGVPKTLMQHLVHWVADTGQLPEVSQTLLSVLDTEISPELVPSKDADRPQSTQDKIGPYALQDFTLFHVLRRGDRPSKIAFLAEQTWSDATKGTWPGSVAEEDRGAYDLAEIRKWLLVFVQRFFDNQFKRSALPNGPKVLPGGAVSPRGDLRMPSDVAATRWLADIEEHVPTS
- a CDS encoding DUF6318 family protein, which codes for MRLVRRPAALVAATCLAISGLSACGGDADGEGSSSTTVSPLPGDSTTSSSSSSTSSTSSSSTSTKGGDAAPVLPAAAKKHTKAGAVAFAKYYWETLGKSLQSSDSAAVKALVSEDCSPCTLIVKGLDEKKSRGEHTDSNPTTVKSAKIAPTTDGKSDEAVTLAVHDAAHKIVTQGKPTGRVKATDYEAIVYLSWKGGQWTVIDSFVIT